The following coding sequences are from one Salvia hispanica cultivar TCC Black 2014 chromosome 3, UniMelb_Shisp_WGS_1.0, whole genome shotgun sequence window:
- the LOC125211649 gene encoding organ-specific protein S2-like isoform X3 produces the protein MRYTIASFLLLSLIACSVNARKDGGEYWQGVVKDQKVEGNDCHTVGFVREFEPRPSATSYVGSKKEKSYGGHSEPPPNVAAYSDDVGSKKEKSYGGDFKPRPNISAYTDDVGSKKEKSYGGHSEPPPNVSAYSDDVGSKKDKSYDGDFEPRPNVST, from the exons ATGAGATACACTATAGCTAGCTTCCTCCTTCTTTCACTG ATAGCTTGCAGTGTCAATGCAAGAAAAGATGGAGGGGAATACTGGCAAGGTGTTGTGAAGGATCAGAAAGTGGAAGGAAATGACTGCCACACAGTGG GTTTTGTGAGAGAGTTTGAGCCTAGACCTAGTGCTACATCTTATGTTG GTTCCAAGAAGGAGAAATCTTATGGTGGACACTCTGAGCCACCACCCAATGTTGCAGCATATAGTGATGATGTGGGTTCCAAGAAGGAGAAATCTTATGGTGGAGACTTTAAGCCAAGACCTAATATTTCAGCCTATACTGATGATGTAGGTTCCAAAAAGGAGAAATCTTATGGTGGACACTCTGAGCCACCACCCAATGTTTCAGCATATAGTGATGATGTGGGTTCCAAGAAGGATAAATCTTATGATGGAGACTTTGAGCCAAGACCTAATGTTTCAACCTAA
- the LOC125211649 gene encoding organ-specific protein S2-like isoform X2, with translation MRYTIASFLLLSLIACSVNARKDGGEYWQGVVKDQKVEGNDCHTVGETSIFHVKPKYEESFANDFKRRVHTSTHVNHLGFVREFEPRPSATSYVGSKKEKSYGGDFKPRPNISAYTDDVGSKKEKSYGGHSEPPPNVSAYSDDVGSKKDKSYDGDFEPRPNVST, from the exons ATGAGATACACTATAGCTAGCTTCCTCCTTCTTTCACTG ATAGCTTGCAGTGTCAATGCAAGAAAAGATGGAGGGGAATACTGGCAAGGTGTTGTGAAGGATCAGAAAGTGGAAGGAAATGACTGCCACACAGTGGGTGAGACATCAATCTTCCATGTCAAACCTAAGTATGAGGAATCTTTTGCAAATGACTTTAAGAGAAGGGTTCATACTAGTACTCATGTCAACCATTTAGGTTTTGTGAGAGAGTTTGAGCCTAGACCTAGTGCTACATCTTATGTTG GTTCCAAGAAGGAGAAATCTTATGGTGGAGACTTTAAGCCAAGACCTAATATTTCAGCCTATACTGATGATGTAGGTTCCAAAAAGGAGAAATCTTATGGTGGACACTCTGAGCCACCACCCAATGTTTCAGCATATAGTGATGATGTGGGTTCCAAGAAGGATAAATCTTATGATGGAGACTTTGAGCCAAGACCTAATGTTTCAACCTAA
- the LOC125211649 gene encoding organ-specific protein S2-like isoform X6 has product MRYTIASFLLLSLIACSVNARKDGGEYWQGVVKDQKVEGNDCHTVGFVREFEPRPSATSYVGSKKEKSYGGDFKPRPNISAYTDDVGSKKEKSYGGHSEPPPNVSAYSDDVGSKKDKSYDGDFEPRPNVST; this is encoded by the exons ATGAGATACACTATAGCTAGCTTCCTCCTTCTTTCACTG ATAGCTTGCAGTGTCAATGCAAGAAAAGATGGAGGGGAATACTGGCAAGGTGTTGTGAAGGATCAGAAAGTGGAAGGAAATGACTGCCACACAGTGG GTTTTGTGAGAGAGTTTGAGCCTAGACCTAGTGCTACATCTTATGTTG GTTCCAAGAAGGAGAAATCTTATGGTGGAGACTTTAAGCCAAGACCTAATATTTCAGCCTATACTGATGATGTAGGTTCCAAAAAGGAGAAATCTTATGGTGGACACTCTGAGCCACCACCCAATGTTTCAGCATATAGTGATGATGTGGGTTCCAAGAAGGATAAATCTTATGATGGAGACTTTGAGCCAAGACCTAATGTTTCAACCTAA
- the LOC125211649 gene encoding organ-specific protein S2-like isoform X7, with protein sequence MRYTIASFLLLSLIACSVNARKDGGEYWQGVVKDQKVEGNDCHTVGFVREFEPRPSATSYVGSKKEKSYGGHSEPPPNVSAYSDDVGSKKDKSYDGDFEPRPNVST encoded by the exons ATGAGATACACTATAGCTAGCTTCCTCCTTCTTTCACTG ATAGCTTGCAGTGTCAATGCAAGAAAAGATGGAGGGGAATACTGGCAAGGTGTTGTGAAGGATCAGAAAGTGGAAGGAAATGACTGCCACACAGTGG GTTTTGTGAGAGAGTTTGAGCCTAGACCTAGTGCTACATCTTATGTTG GTTCCAAAAAGGAGAAATCTTATGGTGGACACTCTGAGCCACCACCCAATGTTTCAGCATATAGTGATGATGTGGGTTCCAAGAAGGATAAATCTTATGATGGAGACTTTGAGCCAAGACCTAATGTTTCAACCTAA
- the LOC125216078 gene encoding organ-specific protein P4-like codes for MEKSKAISVSFLLSLLLFAFVCDARKDPGEVWKVVMDEETMPNAIKDLVDVGSNMKMDRFVRDFDVKPNVIIYHSRDIHAHTHTEVEGN; via the exons ATGGAAAAGAGCAAAGCTATCTCAGTCTcattccttctctctcttcttctg TTTGCCTTTGTCTGTGATGCAAGAAAAGATCCAGGAGAAGTGTGGAAGGTTGTGATGGATGAAGAGACTATGCCTAACGCAATCAAAGATCTTGTCGATGTGGGCTCGAATATGAAAATGGATCGTTTCGTTAGGGATTTCGATGTAAAGCCTAATGTTATCATATATCACAGCCGTGATATTCATGCTCATACTCATACTGAAGTCGAGGGTAATTAG
- the LOC125212617 gene encoding protein FAM47B-like produces the protein MRFTIASILFLSLMAWSVNARKDGGGYWQGVVKDQKVEGDGCHTVDESSIFNVKPKYEESFANGFEKRAHTNTHVNHLGFVREFEPRPSATSYVGNLKPQDEKSIVRDFEPRPSATSYIGNLKPEDEKSFVRDFEPRPSATAYVGNLKPEDEKSFLRDFKPRPSATSYISNLKPEDKKSLLREFEPRPSATAYVGHLKPEDEKSFLGEFEPRPSATAYVGNLNPEDEKSFLRDFEPRPSATSYVGNLKPEDEKSFLREFEPRPSATSYVGNLKPEDEKFFLREFEPRPSATAYVGNLKPEDEKSFLREFEPRPSATAYVGNFKPEDEKSFLREFEPRPSATAYVGNLKPEDEKSFVRDFEPRPSATSYVGNPKPEDEKSLVRDFEPRPSATSYVGNLEPQDEKSFMRDFESRPSATSYVGNVKPRDEKSVNAYDFELRPYVSA, from the exons ATGAGATTTACTATAGCTAGTATCCTCTTTCTTTCACTG ATGGCTTGGAGTGTCAATGCAAGAAAAGATGGAGGGGGATATTGGCAAGGTGTTGTGAAGGATCAAAAAGTGGAAGGAGATGGCTGCCACACGGTGGATGAGTCATCAATCTTCAATGTCAAACCTAAGTACGAGGAATCTTTTGCAAATGGCTTTGAGAAAAGGGCTCATACTAATACTCATGTCAACCATTTAGGTTTTGTAAGAGAGTTCGAACCTCGGCCTAGTGCCACATCTTATGTTGGTAACCTCAAGCCTCAAGATGAGAAATCTATTGTGAGAGATTTTGAACCTAGGCCTAGTGCCACATCTTATATAGGTAACCTCAAGCCTGAAGATGAGAAATCTTTTGTGAGAGATTTTGAGCCTAGGCCTAGTGCCACAGCTTATGTTGGCAATCTCAAGCCTGAAGATGAGAAATCTTTTCTGAGAGATTTTAAACCTAGGCCTAGTGCCACATCTTATATTAGTAACCTCAAGCCTGAAGATAAGAAATCTTTACTGAGAGAATTTGAGCCTAGACCTAGTGCCACAGCTTATGTTGGACACCTCAAGCCTGAAGATGAGAAATCTTTTCTGGGAGAATTTGAGCCTAGACCTAGTGCTACAGCTTATGTTGGAAACCTCAATCCTGAAGATGAGAAATCTTTTCTGAGAGATTTTGAGCCTAGGCCTAGTGCCACATCTTATGTTGGTAACCTCAAGCCTGAAGATGAGAAATCTTTTCTGAGAGAATTTGAACCTAGACCTAGTGCCACTTCTTATGTTGGAAACCTCAAGCCTGAAGATGAGAAATTTTTTCTGAGAGAATTTGAGCCTAGACCTAGTGCCACAGCTTATGTTGGAAACCTCAAGCCTGAAGATGAGAAATCTTTTCTGAGAGAATTTGAGCCTAGACCTAGTGCCACAGCTTATGTTGGAAACTTCAAGCCTGAAGATGAGAAATCTTTTCTGAGAGAATTTGAGCCTAGACCTAGTGCTACAGCTTATGTTGGCAACCTCAAGCCTGAAGATGAGAAATCCTTTGTGAGAGATTTTGAACCTAGGCCTAGTGCCACATCTTATGTTGGTAACCCCAAGCCTGAAGATGAGAAATCTCTTGTAAGAGATTTTGAGCCTAGGCCTAGTGCTACATCTTATGTTGGTAACCTCGAGCCACAAGATGAGAAATCATTTATGAGAGATTTTGAGTCTAGGCCTAGCGCTACATCTTATGTTGGTAATGTAAAGCCTAGAGATGAGAAATCAGTTAATGCTTACGATTTTGAACTAAGACCTTATGTTTCAGCATAA
- the LOC125209241 gene encoding uncharacterized protein LOC125209241: protein MLDEKSFVRDFEPRPSVTSYVGNLKPRDKKSFLKDFEPRPSVTSYIGNLKPKDEKSFVRDFESRPSVISYVDNLKLEDEKSFERVFEPRPSVTSYVDNLKPEDEKFFVRDFKSRPSVTSYINNLKPEDDVTSKKEKSYDGDFEPKSNAFGAKEDE from the exons ATGTTG GATGAGAAGTCTTTTGTGAGAGATTTTGAACCTAGGCCTAGTGTTACTTCATATGTTGGTAATCTAAAACCTAGAGATAAGAAATCTTTTTTGAAAGATTTTGAGCCTAGGCCTAGTGTTACCTCTTACATTGGTAATCTTAAGCCTAAAGATGAGAAGTCTTTTGTGAGAGATTTTGAGTCTAGGCCTAGTGTTATATCTTATGTTGATAATCTCAAGCTTGAGGATGAGAAATCCTTTGAGAGAGTTTTTGAGCCTAGACCTAGCGTTACATCATATGTTGATAATCTCAAACCTGAAGATGAGAAGTTTTTTGTGAGAGATTTTAAATCTAGACCTAGTGTTACATCttatattaataatctaaAGCCCGAAGATGATGTAACTTCCAAGAAGGAGAAATCTTATGATGGAGACTTTGAACCAAAATCTAATGCATTTGGGGCCAAGGAAGATGAGTGA
- the LOC125211649 gene encoding organ-specific protein S2-like isoform X1, giving the protein MRYTIASFLLLSLIACSVNARKDGGEYWQGVVKDQKVEGNDCHTVGETSIFHVKPKYEESFANDFKRRVHTSTHVNHLGFVREFEPRPSATSYVGSKKEKSYGGHSEPPPNVAAYSDDVGSKKEKSYGGDFKPRPNISAYTDDVGSKKEKSYGGHSEPPPNVSAYSDDVGSKKDKSYDGDFEPRPNVST; this is encoded by the exons ATGAGATACACTATAGCTAGCTTCCTCCTTCTTTCACTG ATAGCTTGCAGTGTCAATGCAAGAAAAGATGGAGGGGAATACTGGCAAGGTGTTGTGAAGGATCAGAAAGTGGAAGGAAATGACTGCCACACAGTGGGTGAGACATCAATCTTCCATGTCAAACCTAAGTATGAGGAATCTTTTGCAAATGACTTTAAGAGAAGGGTTCATACTAGTACTCATGTCAACCATTTAGGTTTTGTGAGAGAGTTTGAGCCTAGACCTAGTGCTACATCTTATGTTG GTTCCAAGAAGGAGAAATCTTATGGTGGACACTCTGAGCCACCACCCAATGTTGCAGCATATAGTGATGATGTGGGTTCCAAGAAGGAGAAATCTTATGGTGGAGACTTTAAGCCAAGACCTAATATTTCAGCCTATACTGATGATGTAGGTTCCAAAAAGGAGAAATCTTATGGTGGACACTCTGAGCCACCACCCAATGTTTCAGCATATAGTGATGATGTGGGTTCCAAGAAGGATAAATCTTATGATGGAGACTTTGAGCCAAGACCTAATGTTTCAACCTAA
- the LOC125211649 gene encoding organ-specific protein S2-like isoform X4, with amino-acid sequence MRYTIASFLLLSLIACSVNARKDGGEYWQGVVKDQKVEGNDCHTVGSKKEKSYGGHSEPPPNVAAYSDDVGSKKEKSYGGDFKPRPNISAYTDDVGSKKEKSYGGHSEPPPNVSAYSDDVGSKKDKSYDGDFEPRPNVST; translated from the exons ATGAGATACACTATAGCTAGCTTCCTCCTTCTTTCACTG ATAGCTTGCAGTGTCAATGCAAGAAAAGATGGAGGGGAATACTGGCAAGGTGTTGTGAAGGATCAGAAAGTGGAAGGAAATGACTGCCACACAGTGG GTTCCAAGAAGGAGAAATCTTATGGTGGACACTCTGAGCCACCACCCAATGTTGCAGCATATAGTGATGATGTGGGTTCCAAGAAGGAGAAATCTTATGGTGGAGACTTTAAGCCAAGACCTAATATTTCAGCCTATACTGATGATGTAGGTTCCAAAAAGGAGAAATCTTATGGTGGACACTCTGAGCCACCACCCAATGTTTCAGCATATAGTGATGATGTGGGTTCCAAGAAGGATAAATCTTATGATGGAGACTTTGAGCCAAGACCTAATGTTTCAACCTAA
- the LOC125215716 gene encoding acetylserotonin O-methyltransferase-like: MPPHRHGLHVYAHGVLKYSPFPFIFLNKTTPKPKMAELKASIAADAKLEMWSYALGFTPMALVKCAIDLQIADVIDSHGGSMTLPALSAALACSPPVLRRIMRYLVHRRIFSHTASSYSQTPLSHLLMRGAADSMAAVVLLESTPTMLAPWQRLSLRARQADGSPFEDEHGRDIWSFANANPEHSKLIDDAMSCIAIASADAVADQYPEAFDGISSLVDVGGGDGTALRILVKAFPWIQGISFDLPHVASAAPPCDGVKHVAGDMFQAVPNADAAFLMSVLHDWNDEECIAILRKCKEAIKEKVMIVEAVIGEEEEEEEEEEDKYSDVRLALDMVMLAHTSGKERTLKEWEFVVKEAGFSRFTVKHIKAIPAVIEAYP; encoded by the exons ATGCCTCCACATAGGCATGGACTCCACGTGTATGCTCATGGAGTCCTTAAATACAGCCCTTTTCCCTTCATCTTCCTCAACAAAACCactccaaaaccaaaaatggcAGAACTAAAAGCAAGCATCGCCGCCGACGCCAAATTAGAGATGTGGAGCTACGCCTTGGGCTTCACTCCCATGGCCCTTGTCAAATGCGCCATCGATCTCCAAATCGCCGACGTCATCGACTCCCACGGCGGCTCCATGACGCTCCCCGCCCTCTCCGCCGCCCTCGCCTGCTCCCCGCCGGTCCTCCGCCGCATCATGCGCTACCTCGTCCACCGCCGCATCTTCTCCCACACCGCCTCCTCATACTCGCAGACGCCTCTCTCGCATCTGCTGATGAGAGGCGCCGCTGACAGCATGGCGGCGGTCGTCCTTCTGGAGAGCACGCCGACGATGCTGGCGCCGTGGCAGCGCCTCAGTCTGCGTGCTCGCCAGGCGGACGGATCGCCGTTCGAGGACGAGCACGGACGCGACATCTGGAGCTTCGCCAATGCGAATCCGGAGCACAGCAAGCTGATCGATGATGCCATGAGCTGCATTGCCATCGCGTCCGCGGACGCGGTGGCGGATCAGTACCCGGAGGCTTTTGATGGGATTTCGTCGCTGGTGGATGTTGGTGGCGGCGACGGGACTGCCCTCCGGATTCTGGTAAAGGCTTTTCCTTGGATCCAAGGGATCAGCTTCGATCTACCTCACGTGGCTAGCGCTGCGCCGCCTTGCGACGGAGTGAAGCATGTTGCCGGAGACATGTTTCAAGCTGTTCCCAATGCTGATGCAGCTTTTCTCATG TCGGTATTGCACGATTGGAACGACGAGGAATGCATAGCAATATTGAGAAAATGCAAGGAGGCAATTAAAGAGAAAGTGATGATCGTGGAGGCGGTGATCggggaagaggaagaggaagaggaagaggaagaggataAGTACAGCGATGTACGGCTAGCGTTAGACATGGTGATGTTGGCTCATACCTCCGGGAAAGAGAGGACTTTGAAGGAGTGGGAATTTGTAGTGAAAGAGGCTGGCTTCAGTAGGTTTACGGTCAAACATATCAAGGCCATTCCAGCAGTTATTGAAGCATATCCTTGA
- the LOC125211646 gene encoding organ-specific protein S2-like: protein MRYTIASFLLLSLIACSVNARKDGGEYWQGVAKDQKVEGNGCHTVGETSIFHVKPKYEESFANDFKGRVHASTHVNHLGFVREFEPRPSATSYVDSLKPQDDKSFVRDFEPRPSATSYVGNLKPQDEKSFVRDFEPRPSATSYVGKLKPRDEKSNANNFEPRPNVSAYTDDVSSKKEKSNAIDFEPRPNVSAYTDDVSSKKEKSYGEDFEPRPNVSAYTDDVSSKKEKSHANDFEPRPNVSAYTDDVSSKKEKSHANDFEPRPNVSAYTDDVSSKKEKSYGEDFEPRPNVSAYTDDVSSKKEKSSGGDFEPRPNVSAYSDE from the exons ATGAGATACACTATAGCTAGCTTCCTCCTTCTTTCACTG ATAGCTTGCAGTGTCAATGCAAGAAAAGATGGAGGGGAATACTGGCAAGGTGTTGCGAAGGATCAGAAAGTGGAAGGAAATGGCTGCCACACAGTGGGTGAGACATCAATCTTCCATGTCAAACCTAAGTATGAGGAATCTTTTGCAAATGACTTTAAGGGAAGGGTTCATGCTAGTACTCACGTCAACCATTTAGGTTTTGTGAGAGAGTTTGAGCCTAGACCTAGTGCTACATCTTATGTTGACAGTCTCAAGCCTCAAGATGATAAATCTTTTGTAAGAGATTTTGAACCTAGGCCTAGTGCTACATCTTATGTTGGTAATCTCAAGCCACAAGATGAGAAATCATTTGTGAGAGATTTTGAGCCTAGGCCTAGCGCTACATCTTATGTTGGTAAGTTAAAGCCTAGAGATGAGAAGTCAAATGCTAACAATTTTGAGCCAAGACCTAATGTTTCAGCATACACTGATGACGTTAGCTCCAAGAAGGAGAAATCAAATGCTATTGACTTTGAGCCAAGACCTAATGTTTCAGCATATACTGATGATGTTAGTTCAAAGAAGGAGAAATCTTATGGGGAAGACTTTGAGCCAAGACCTAATGTTTCAGCATACACTGATGACGTTAGCTCCAAGAAGGAGAAATCACATGCTAATGACTTTGAGCCAAGACCTAATGTTTCAGCATACACTGATGACGTTAGCTCCAAGAAGGAGAAATCACATGCTAATGACTTTGAGCCAAGACCTAATGTTTCAGCATATACCGATGATGTTAGTTCAAAGAAGGAGAAATCTTATGGGGAAGACTTTGAGCCAAGACCTAACGTTTCAGCATATACTGATGATGTTAGTTCAAAGAAGGAGAAATCTTCCGGGGGAGACTTTGAGCCACGACCCAATGTTTCAGCATATAGTGACGAGTGA
- the LOC125211647 gene encoding ras-related protein Rab7, translating to MPSRRRALLKVIILGDSGVGKTSLMNQYVNKKFSNQYKATIGADFLTKEVQFEDRLFTLQIWDTAGQERFQSLGVAFYRGADCCVLVYDVNVMKSFDNLNNWREEFLIQASPSDPENFPFVVIGNKTDVDGGNSRVVSEKKARAWCASKGNIPYFETSAKEGTNVEEAFQVIAKNALKTGEEEEIYLPDTIDVGNSAQQRSTGCEC from the exons ATGCCGTCTCGCAGAAGAGCTCTCCTCAAGGTCATCATCCTCGGCGATAGCGG GGTCGGCAAGACCTCATTGATGAACCA ATATGTAAACAAGAAGTTTAGCAACCAGTACAAGGCTACGATTGGGGCAGATTTCTTGACAAAGGAAGTGCAGTTTGAGGATCGGCTTTTCACTTTGCAG ATATGGGATACTGCTGGCCAAGAAAGATTTCAAAGTCTTGGAGTTGCTTTCTATCGTGGTGCTGATTGCTGTGTGCTTGTCTATGACGTCAATGTCATGAAATCATTTGATAATCTTAATAACTGGAGGGAAGAGTTTTTGATTCAG GCTAGCCCTTCAGATCCTGAAAATTTCCCATTTGTGGTAATCGGGAACAAGACTGATGTGGATGGTGGAAATAGTAGAGTG GTATCTGAGAAAAAGGCCCGGGCTTGGTGTGCCTCAAAAGGGAATATTCCTTACTTTGAGACTTCTGCCAAGGAAGGCACCAATGTTGAAGAAGCTTTTCAAGTTATTGCAAAGAATGCCTTGAAGACtggagaagaggaagaaat atacCTGCCGGACACAATTGATGTTGGTAACAGCGCCCAACAAAGGTCAACTGGATGCGAATGTTGA
- the LOC125212805 gene encoding BURP domain-containing protein BNM2A-like → MYAKLVLSTLLLHLVILLGSSEGDNTHMHHVHHATTDPDPSLAIFFFPENLKLGNTMKINFPKRQLSDSLTHLLSKEEAEALPFSSQKLPEILRLFYFPSSSPQATAMAATLEECDRHPIPGEQKFCATSSQSMSEFIESIFGPDTPTKAVSTYHTKRSESDDVAVQNYRIMGIRRIPSPKMVSCHTMPYAYTVFYCHYHESDNRVYRVSLAGENGDAVEAIAVCHMDTSQWGPNHVAFRVLGVEPGSTPVCHFFPADNFVWVPIMSQQI, encoded by the exons ATGTATGCAAAACTTGTTCTCAGCACTCTCCTGCTTCATCTGGTTATTCTACTG GGTTCATCCGAAGGCGACAACACTCACATGCACCATGTCCACCATGCTACCACCGATCCCGACCCATCCCTAGCGATCTTCTTCTTCCCGGAGAATCTCAAACTCGGAAACACAATGAAAATCAACTTCCCAAAGCGACAACTCTCCGACTCCCTCACTCACCTCCTCTCCAAAGAAGAAGCCGAAGCCCTCCCTTTCTCCTCCCAAAAACTCCCCGAAATCCTGCGCCTCTTCTACTTCCCCTCCTCCTCCCCTCAAGCCACCGCCATGGCCGCCACGCTGGAGGAATGCGACCGCCATCCGATCCCAGGGGAGCAGAAATTCTGCGCCACATCCTCCCAATCCATGTCCGAATTCATCGAATCCATCTTCGGCCCCGACACACCAACCAAGGCCGTCTCCACTTACCACACCAAGCGATCGGAATCCGATGACGTGGCTGTGCAGAATTATAGGATCATGGGAATCCGGCGGATTCCGTCGCCGAAGATGGTGTCGTGCCACACGATGCCGTATGCGTACACGGTGTTCTACTGCCATTACCACGAGAGCGATAACCGGGTTTACAGAGTGTCGTTGGCGGGGGAGAATGGGGATGCAGTTGAGGCTATCGCGGTTTGTCACATGGATACTTCGCAGTGGGGCCCAAACCATGTTGCGTTTCGGGTGCTCGGGGTTGAACCCGGTTCCACTCCGGTTTGCCATTTCTTTCCGGCGGATAACTTTGTTTGGGTCCCGATCATGTCTCAACAAATATGA
- the LOC125211649 gene encoding organ-specific protein S2-like isoform X5, with protein sequence MRYTIASFLLLSLIACSVNARKDGGEYWQGVVKDQKVEGNDCHTVGETSIFHVKPKYEESFANDFKRRVHTSTHVNHLGFVREFEPRPSATSYVGSKKEKSYGGHSEPPPNVSAYSDDVGSKKDKSYDGDFEPRPNVST encoded by the exons ATGAGATACACTATAGCTAGCTTCCTCCTTCTTTCACTG ATAGCTTGCAGTGTCAATGCAAGAAAAGATGGAGGGGAATACTGGCAAGGTGTTGTGAAGGATCAGAAAGTGGAAGGAAATGACTGCCACACAGTGGGTGAGACATCAATCTTCCATGTCAAACCTAAGTATGAGGAATCTTTTGCAAATGACTTTAAGAGAAGGGTTCATACTAGTACTCATGTCAACCATTTAGGTTTTGTGAGAGAGTTTGAGCCTAGACCTAGTGCTACATCTTATGTTG GTTCCAAAAAGGAGAAATCTTATGGTGGACACTCTGAGCCACCACCCAATGTTTCAGCATATAGTGATGATGTGGGTTCCAAGAAGGATAAATCTTATGATGGAGACTTTGAGCCAAGACCTAATGTTTCAACCTAA